CGGCGACTGGTCACGCACTCGAGGGCACCGTCGACACCATCGAACCCTTCGGCGAGTACGACCTGATCAACGTCACCGTCAACGACCAACTGGTCAACGCGAAAATGGCAACGGCGACAGTCAGCCGCGGCGACACGGTCTATCTGACGTTCGAGGACGACGATGCATACCTGTACGACGAAACCGGCGAACTGGTCGGGTGAGATGAGATGAGCTTCCGAGACCGACTCGAGGACCTCGAGTTCGATACCGACCGCGATGAGGGGTCGATTCTGTCGTTCGACCGGGAGAAAGCGCTCGCGATAGCGGTATTTCTGATTCCTGGGCTGACACTGTTTGGCATTTTTTCCGTCGGGCCGATTGCCTACTCGGCGGTCGGCAGTTTCTACTCGTGGGAGACGTTCACGATGGGTGAGTTCGTCGGGCTGGACAACTGGATTGACTCGCTCACTAATCCGCTCATCGTCCACTGGTCGAACATGCGCGAGTTACGGTATCCGATGGGGGCGCTGACGCACAACCTCCTCTGGGTGGTGATTCATGTCCCGGCGAGTACCTTCCTTGGGCTAGGATTGGCACTCCTCTTTGCAGACCTGCGCGGGCGGCGAATCCTCCGTGCGATGGTGTTTGCGGGCTTTACCGTCCCACCAATCGTCATCGGACTGGTGCTGTTGTTCATCTACGACCCGCAGGCAGGGATCTTCAACGAGTTACTTCGAGTGATCGGTCAGGAGCAGTGGGTTCGCAACTGGACGCAGTCACCACAGGTCGCCATCTACGCGCTCATCGCGGGCGGCATCTGGGTCCACACCGGCTTCAGCATGCTGCTGTATAGCTCGTCGCTGTCGGCGATTGACCCCTCGCTGATCGAATCAGCCAAAGTCGACGGCGCTGGCCCCTGGCGGCGATTCCGCGACATCATCTGGCCGCTGGTCAGGCCGGTGACTGCCGTCGTCGTCATTATGGGCATCATTTGGGTGATGCGCATGTTCGACATCGTCTACGCCGCCGGCGGCGCAGCAGGCGGGCCGAATCACGCCTACTCGGTCCTCGGCATCGAGGTGTATCGCGCGGCCTTCCGGCCGGAAATCGACTACGGGATGGCGATGGTCGTTGCCCTGTTGCAACTGTTCATCGTCGCCCCGCTCGCGCTGTACATCGCACGGATGAGATAATCATGAGTAACGACGACCCACTCGAGCCGACTGGCACCGGTCCAGATTCAGACACGGCGGGCACAGACCGCTATCTGCGCGTCGAAGACATCCCCGAGACGGCTCCAGCAGCGGATCTCACGTGGCAGGAGCGACTCGCCGACGCCATCCCAACGAAACGACGCACGCTCAAGTACATCCTCGCGATTTCCATTGCACTCCTCTGGATCGTTCCCTTCATCGGCTTGCTCATGGCCTCGTTCCGGCCGCTCTCGGAGATCATCGGCGGCTGGTGGCACGTCGAGGGAATGACCCTCACGCTCGAGAACTACTACGGCGCGTGGAACTACAGCACGGCACCGATGAGCCAGGCGCTGCTCAACACGTTCATCGTGACGATTCCGGCAGTGTTAGTCGTC
The Natronolimnobius baerhuensis DNA segment above includes these coding regions:
- a CDS encoding carbohydrate ABC transporter permease, which gives rise to MSFRDRLEDLEFDTDRDEGSILSFDREKALAIAVFLIPGLTLFGIFSVGPIAYSAVGSFYSWETFTMGEFVGLDNWIDSLTNPLIVHWSNMRELRYPMGALTHNLLWVVIHVPASTFLGLGLALLFADLRGRRILRAMVFAGFTVPPIVIGLVLLFIYDPQAGIFNELLRVIGQEQWVRNWTQSPQVAIYALIAGGIWVHTGFSMLLYSSSLSAIDPSLIESAKVDGAGPWRRFRDIIWPLVRPVTAVVVIMGIIWVMRMFDIVYAAGGAAGGPNHAYSVLGIEVYRAAFRPEIDYGMAMVVALLQLFIVAPLALYIARMR